GAATCTAAATAATGATTAGAAATATATACGAATATAGTGatgttgaaattcaatttaatcatttattgtatatttttatttatcattttatttttaaataaagtatttttatatatttcagaAGTTATCAGTtaaaattattaactttattactactaattttcaaaattttctagtgatAAATTAACTTATATCAAAATTAGTAtgttcttaaatatatataaaaaaatggcgTTGAAAAATTATTGaatttaataaatggttgttaagtatttaacagaaaaagtcgggttattacagatGGTCCCAACGACTCATATACTTTtacatttattatatcattttagttattattattactatttattttTTAATcacttattttattatatatataaaaaatattaatatacataataattgatataaccattaaagttcttataaatgtttgacggatGAAATTTGTTATGTTCGACTCATTTGACTCATTCACAAGATCCATTAGACCATTCTCTATTTATTGAGTTTAGGCAGGGTCGTCCCGTCGATTCCAATTTTTCATATAGAtcctgtttaaataataaaaattggCCTTTTGTATATACAAAAGTTTTAAATATACGTAAGAATAATTTCAGTGAGAACTAAAAATTTTGGTTAAGTATCAGCATCAGTCATAACAATTTTTTTTCCACAAGTACTACGTATTGTTAGATTATAAGCTTCTTTGAATTATGGGCCTTGTGTGAATGCACGTGTTGCACGCCCTCAAATCCGCCCACTGAGTTTAGGCGATGATAACTGTTGAACTCgttcctttatatttttttttataggaATCATTAAGTTGAAAAATCCATTAACCCATTTTTTAAGTTTTGGTTAACATTATCAGGTCTAATTTTCAATTGATTCGAAAGCTTGACCCCATTCAACCACACTTAAGAATATGAATTTTAATTGTCGGCATGATTAAAATCAAAGTCTTAAAGCTAATGGCCAAATGGGTCCGAAGGTGTAAACAATCCAAGTCAAGCAACTAAAGTGTTCAAGACTTTTGGAAAGAAATGCGATTCTAAGCATAGGTATGGGAGTAGTTTCTACTTAATTTGTTTATAGATTGAATCTTGAGGAGGATACTTATATGCAGGGCGGACCCAATAAGGGGCTGGGGGTCACCTGTCCCAGTGGCCCACTAACATATAATGTTAAATTTTGATTTGCCAAAAGCCCAAACGCCCACTACTCAATAAAAGAGTAAATTAATTGGCCCTATTAGACTTTTGGGCCTAAAAAACATTTCTTCCTCATCTGATTACCATCGTTTCGTCTTCCCAACTAGCAACTGGCGCCTGCCCTCATTCTTCATATTGAGTCAATATCAAATTATGGAGTAAAATAGAAGCGAGCGATTGAAGTAGGTACTCAATACTTGTTCTTCATCTTCAACCTAAAGTTTTCAGTCTCAACAATTTTCTATAGATTAAATCAGGTAATTATTTCACTTTATTAATTTAGGGTCTGCAAAATCAATGTTAAAAATTAACTTATGTTGTATGTCTGATGCACAACGAGTTTCGTGTCAAACGTAATTATCGTTTACTCAAAGTTTGGTCGTGTAATTAATTTTAGCGTAGCCCATTTTGACCCCCCGTTACCCAGCCAACCTATTTTTGCCCCGTTTAGGCACCAATGGATCTTCTTGTTTCAGGGCACTCTCTGAATATTCGATCATTAATCTTTCAGATTTTGTGAATTTAATTAAAGGGTGATAATTGTATTGGCCACTGCAAATTATATTACTGTATTAAGTTAGAATCGCGACACAATGTACGCGCGTATGCTATCTGATCGAGCCTAAAGCCTAAATTCGACTATGCTAATCGAATTTAGTCCGAGTGCAATGAGATTGGAGATTGAAGCTTTTTCGAAGTTTAAGGGACCTTATCCATTCATTTCGAATGgtcaatcaccatgtcccggtcttggTGTTATTTGGGTAGAGTAACTAATCCGGTGGATCTCAACAACCATCTCACCATGTCCCGGTTGAATGAAACATTTCAGGTCATTAAGATTGAACGAGTTTGGTGGAGACTTGGTTCACATGACCCCATGTTTTGACTGCCCATGACCTCCACAAGATGGCACACGTGGAGTTAATGGAGAAAGTGCCTTGTTTACTAGTTTCAAATAAATACTACTAGTAGATGAGAGAATTGAACAGGCCTCAATATTTCATTCAACCTTACATGTAATTTGAGAGAGAATATGCTCCACTAACTATTTTCTATCATATATAGTTGTTAGTGGAAGAGTTTAGGGAATTAGCCTCTAGGCATTTACTATACAATTGTAAATGTAAATTTAGAGAGAGTTAATAACAAAACTCAAAAGTTCCCTATATTATTATCTGTCGATTATATTTTTGGTGTTTCTCATTCTTCAAACAATTGTACATCCTTACGAGATATTCGTGTTGTTGATCATGATCTCATAACGGATAAGTAACGTAATACGTTATTGCCACCTCCAAATGAGAGGTTAGACCCTCTATTTATAGGAGATGATTATGCCTTTAGGAGTCCACCTTTAATATTGTACTCTTTTTGCGCAATGTGCTGAAACATTGCACGCGCAATGTGCTGAAACATTGCACAGTATTGCGATGTGCTGAAACATTGCACAGTATTGCGCTGTGCTAAAACATTGCACAATCTAGTGCTGATTCTTTGTGTGCGCAATGTGCTGAAACATTGCACAATATTGCGCTATGCGCAATGTAGTGCTATGTGCactatcaagtcccccaagttcggtattatatattgaaaatatatgATGGCGAACTTATAAGTATGCAATCATAAGCAATATCGTGTTATGCACACTATCACTATCGTTTCCCATAAGGTTCGATAAATGTGTTGATACCCGTGTAGTGTGACTTACCTATTCTTATTGATCTTGATATATAGAACACAACTCCTCTGCTGCTAAGTTCACTTATGCCCTTGACGTGGACCATTGTAACCTGAAAATTAGCGTTACAATGTCACATTAATAAGATCGCAAAATTGGTTGACGCAAACGTTCTGTAATGGCTACTCGAAAAGCTGGACTTCCGTTGATGAATATCGTTAGAACAAAAGGAATGCCGATATTGGAGCAGTTGAAATTAGAAGAGTGTCTTCTTCGAACATCATCGGACAATTGGTGCATCATCAATGATGGCACAAATAAGCCCACTATAGTCATGGGTATTTCTGGGTAAGCTTCTTCATAAATCGTGAGTACAATTTAGGTCTTGTTTTGATATGTTACTTCGAGACTATTATTTTACATGAATCTTTGATTAGGAAGCCAGCTGAACTTGTTGAAATTAACCATGTCCTTGAAGATAAAATCCCTGTCATACGAAGGTTTACTGGTGGGGGGACTGTAATAGTTGATCATGGGTCGATATTTGTTTCGTTTATATGTAATAAGGATGCCGTTCCTGATGTACAGCCGTATCCTCGGCCTATTATGTCTTGGAGCAGTTTATTGTACAGTAAAGTGTTTCAAGAAACAGATGATTTCAGGCTTCGTGAGAATGGTACGTTGATTAAATCCCAATTCCGTTGGTGGAATTTGATTTTTTCTGTTTGTTAATGTTGTTTTGTAAATCTCAATTTAATAtgcatttttttattttgtttttgttgCGTATATTCATGGCTAGTTCAATATATGCAAGTTTTAAGAACATGAATAAGTTAATACTAGTATCATAGGAATATTAATTGGTATGCTACAAGTCTGATAGCATGAATTTTGTTTATCTATTGTAGATTATGTATTTGGCCATCGCAAGTTTGGTGGAAATGCACAATCAATCACTAAAAATCGGTGGATCCATCATACATCCTTTTTGTGGGACTACGAGACTCGTAACATGTCTTATCTCAAGCTTCCTAAACGGGCTCCTGAATATCGAATGGTATGATAGTTATCCTTTTCGTAAAACTCTATTTTATCTGAATCGGGTCAGCCCAAGTAGCCAACTCATGAATTACAAGATATTGGCTATGTATCATTGTTTGATCAAACATATATAATCTTCTTGTTATGTTATACAGTTATAGTATGTTAAGCCTCATTTTAGTGAATCTATTTCAGGCAAGGGATCATCTGGATTTCATCTGCCCCATGAAGGATTATGTTTCACGGTTAGATTTCATCAACAAAACCATTGATGCAGCAGCAAGCCACTTTTCAGTTAAGTCAACCGACTTTGATGAGGTCAAACTTATATCAGACTCGAAATTTACTCCCACATCCAGGTTAGTAACTGAAGAGGAATTAGAGGCTGCAGCCATTAAATTCGACCAATAACAGCGTCTACCTTTTCTAAACATTAACATTGGAGCACAGGAATTGGAGCGCCATATAATTGTTTTTGTGAACGATTCATTTGTTATTCATTATGGAAGTAATACTATTCTTTAAGTTCTTATAAATGGATTATACCTAGAGTAAAAGCAATTTGGGAGGTGTTTGCTGGGATGTGCCGCAAACTTCTCAGTTACCAGTTTTGCTATTTATTTATGTACTTTTATTTATGTTTGTTTGTCATTAAATTTATCATGTTTGGGTTAAACAAGGAAGCCCGTGCGTAACCATGAGGGTGGTGGTGACATGGTAAGATTCTAACCTTCTAATatggaggtcaagggttcgattccATGCAACTACAAAGTTATTCTCCCTAATGGCCACAAAGGTTCACCTGCAATAACTCCGAGCTGCTCGCAAAGCGGGTAG
This window of the Rutidosis leptorrhynchoides isolate AG116_Rl617_1_P2 chromosome 7, CSIRO_AGI_Rlap_v1, whole genome shotgun sequence genome carries:
- the LOC139858566 gene encoding uncharacterized protein; protein product: MATRKAGLPLMNIVRTKGMPILEQLKLEECLLRTSSDNWCIINDGTNKPTIVMGISGKPAELVEINHVLEDKIPVIRRFTGGGTVIVDHGSIFVSFICNKDAVPDVQPYPRPIMSWSSLLYSKVFQETDDFRLRENDYVFGHRKFGGNAQSITKNRWIHHTSFLWDYETRNMSYLKLPKRAPEYRMARDHLDFICPMKDYVSRLDFINKTIDAAASHFSVKSTDFDEVKLISDSKFTPTSRLVTEEELEAAAIKFDQ